A single Callithrix jacchus isolate 240 chromosome 4, calJac240_pri, whole genome shotgun sequence DNA region contains:
- the C4H6orf15 gene encoding uncharacterized protein C6orf15 homolog yields the protein MRVLSRMQGRVAGSCAPLGLLLVCLHLPGLFARSIGVMEEKVSQNLGTSLPRVGQPSLTGPFNSEHPQPSLDPRSNDLARVPLKLSAPPPDGLSPAGGSGVQRWPPSRGLPAVDSWPPEDPWKMMAAVAEDHLGGVMPEELSYLSNAAALPPGSDPLPGESSADPTDPSSKALVLYHDLESRRLPPSNPLGARGKILSQHPFWSLIHRLLPGHPWGTLNPSVSWGGGGPGTGWGMRPMPYPGGIWGINNQPPGTSWGNTNRYPGGSWGNMNRYPGGSWGSIHLYPGINHPFPPGVLQPPGSSWNIPASFPNPARPGLQWG from the exons ATGCGGGTGCTGAGCAGGATGCAGGGCCGCGTGGCAGGGAGCTGCGCTCCTCTGGGCCTGCTCCTGGTCTGTCTTCATCTCCCAG GCCTCTTTGCCCGGAGCATCGGTGTCATGGAGGAGAAAGTTTCCCAAAACTTGGGGACCAGCTTGCCTCGGGTTGGACAGCCTTCCTTGACAGGCCCCTTTAACTCTGAACATCCTCAGCCCTCCCTGGACCCTAGGTCTAATGATTTGGCAAGGGTTCCTCTGAAGCTCAGTGCACCTCCACCTGATGGCTTGTCCCCTGCAGGAGGTTCTGGGGTGCAGAGGTGGCCTCCATCCCGGGGGCTGCCTGCCGTGGATTCCTGGCCCCCCGAGGATCCTTGGAAGATGATGGCTGCTGTAGCTGAGGATCACCTAGGGGGAGTGATGCCTGAAGAACTCTCTTACCTGTCCAATGCCGCGGCCCTCCCTCCAGGCAGTGACCCTTTGCCTGGGGAGTCCTCTGCCGACCCCACTGACCCCTCGTCCAAGGCTTTAGTCCTCTACCACGACTTGGAGTCCAGACGACTGCCCCCTTCTAATCCGCTGGGAGCCAGGGGAAAAATCCTTTCCCAACACCCTTTCTGGTCTCTTATCCACAGGCTTCTGCCTGGTCACCCCTGGGGGACCCTGAATCCCAGTGTgtcctggggaggtggaggccctGGGACTGGTTGGGGAATGAGGCCCATGCCATACCCTGGGGGAATCTGGGGCATCAATAATCAACCCCCAGGTACCAGCTGGGGAAATACCAATCGATATCCAGGAGGCAGCTGGGGGAATATGAATCGGTATCCAGGAGGCAGCTGGGGAAGTATTCATCTATACCCAGGTATCAATCATCCATTTCCTCCCGGAGTTCTCCAGCCTCCTGGCTCTTCTTGGAACATCCCAGCCAGCTTCCCTAATCCTGCACGCCCTGGGTTGCAGTGGGGCTAG